CCCCGGTCAGGCTCGCGCCGCTGATCGACCCGAACGTCCACTCCTGCGGCACGGTCTACCCGCACGGCGCCAACGAGCTGCGCCACCCCGAGCCCGGCGTCTACCTGGTGGGCATGAAGAGCTACGGCCGCGCGCCGACGTTCCTCACCCTGACCGGCTACGAGCAGGTCCGCAGCGTGGTCGCGGAGATCGCCGGCGACCACGAGTCGGCCGGGCGGGTGGAGCTGACGTTGCCCGAAACCGGGGTGTGCGGCGGGTCGGGCGTGTTCGACGCCGAGCCCTCCTCCGGCGGCTGCTGCGGCGGGTCACGGGTGGTCGACCTGACGCTGTCGGCTCAACAGCAGTGATCGCCGCGCCAGGCCTCCCGGCCCTCCTTCACCGCGACGGCGGCGATGGCCAGGGCCACCACGGGGTCGGCCCAGGACCACCCGAACAGCGCGTTGAGCACCAGCCCGACCAGCAGCACCCCGGACAGGTACGTGCACAGCAGGGTCTGCTTGGAGTCCGCGACCGCGCTGACCGACCCCAACTCCCGCCCCGCGCGCCGCTGGGCGTGCGACAGGAACGGCATCACCACCAACGACACCGCCGCCAGCACGATGCCCGCGGTGGAGTGGTCGGCCGGCTCCCCACCCACCAGCGACCGCACCGACTCGACGGTCACGTACGCGGCCAGTGCGAAGAACGACACCGCGATGACCTTCAACGCCGTCCGTTCGCGTGCTTCGGGGTCCGCGCCGGAGAACTGCCACGCCACCGCGACCGCCGACGCGACCTCGATCACCGAGTCCAACCCGAACCCGATGAGCGCGGTGGAGGAGGCGATCGACCCGGCGACCAACGCCACCACGGCCTCGACCACGTTGTAGGTGATGGTCGCGGCCACCAGCAGCCGGACGCGGCGGGTGAGCACCGTCCGTCGCGCCGGGTCCGGGCCGGCCGGGGGCCGTGGAGCGCAACAGTTGTCCCCCGCTGCCACGAGCGGCAACGGCTCGGCGCTCATCGGAGCGCCTCCACCGCGGCGGGTTCGTCGTCCAGGCACGGCTCGGCCGGGTCCACGGCGAGCACGACCTTGACCAACTCGCTCAACGCCCGCGCGAGGTGCGCGTCGGCCAACGCGTAGCGGACCTGGCGGCCCTCGTAGGTCGCGACCACCAGCCCGCAGCCGCGCAGGCACGAGAGGTGGTTGGAGACGTTGGAGCGGGTCAGGCCGAGGTGGTCGGCGAGCTTGGCGGGGTAGCTGACCCCGTCGAGCAGGGCGACCAGGATGCGGCACCGGGTCGGGTCGGCCAGCGCCCGACCCAGCCGGGCCAGTGCGTCCTCGCGGGTCTCACACTTCAGCACTCCCGGAACAATACAGCGACAACTGAACCCTCACCACCGTGCGACGAGCGGCGGCTCGGGGTCGTGCCGTCGCCAGGACTCGGCGAGCCGGACCAGCCGGGCCGGGGCGGCGATGCCCCGCACGGTGGTGATCCGGCCGTGGGCGAGGTCGAACGTGACCGCGCCCGTGACCTGGTCGTCCACCACGAACAACAGCGCCGGAGCACCGTTGACCAGCGCGTAGTGGATGGCGGGCGTCCCCCCGGCGAGTCGGTGCTTGGCCTCGGACGGCGTGAAGCCGGCGCGGGCGATGGCGGCGATGCGGCGCGGGGTGTCGTACCGGAGCAGGGTCTTGCTCAGGCCGGCGCCGTCGGAGATCGCGGTCGCGTCGTCGGTCAGCAGCGCCACCAGCCGGTCGGTGCGGCCGGAGGACGCGGCGGCCAGGAACTCCGCCACGATCCGGCGGGCCGACGCCGGGTCCACCTCGCCGCCGCGCCTGCGCTCGGCGGTGACGCGGCGGCGGGCCCGGTGCAGGTGCTGCTGGCTGGCGGACTCGCTGAGGTCGAGGATCTCGGCGATCTCCGCGTGGCTGTAGGAGAACGCTTCCCGCAGCACGTAGACGGCCCGTTCCACCGGTGACAGGCGCTCCATGAGCGTCAGCACGGCCAGCGACACCGACGCGCGCTGCTCGACGGTGTCGGCCGGACCCAGCATCGGGTCGCCGTCGAGCAGCGGTTCGGGCAGCCACGCGCCGGCCGCGCGTTCGCGGCGGACCCGCGCCGAGCGGAGCCGGTCCAGGCACAGGTTGGTGACGACCTTGGTCAGCCACGCCTCCGGCACCCGGATCAGCGTCCGGTCGGCGGCCTGCCAGTGCAGGAACGCGTCCTGCACGACGTCCTCGGCGTCGGCGGCCGAGCCCAGCAGCCGGTAGGCCAGCGCGGCCAGCCGGTCGCGGCCGGCCTCGAACCGTCCGGTGTCGAAGTGATCGGTGGTGGCGGTGTCCACGCGTCGGAACCCTAGGCGCTCACGAGCGGACGCCGACCCTCCGGCGCGGTCAGGCGGTGCTTGCGCCGGGGCAGCAGGAAGGTCGGGTGCGAGGTGGCCCACAGCGCCGTCCGCAGGATGGCCGCCTTGAGGCGCGCGGCACCCCGGCCGCCCCAGTACTTCGGCTTCGCCCGGCCCCGGTCGTCGACCAGTTGGATGATGCCGTCCCGCCGACCGAGGCTGATGTGGTTGGCGACGTACTCGAGCTTGGTCGTGGTGACCTCGCCGCCGGTCAGACGGGCCGTGATCGCCTCGACGGCCTGCCGACCGGTGTAACCGGCCGAGGCGCAGGACATCGGCAGCGGCAGGCCGTTGTCGCCGAGGGCGTGGACGCTGTCGCCGACGGCGTAGACGTCCGGGTGCGACACCGACCGCATGGTGCGGTCCACCAGGACCCGCCCGTCGTCGGTGACCTCCAGCCCGCTCGCGGCGGCGACGCGGCCGACCGTGAACCCGGCCGTCCACGCGGTCGCGTCGGACGCCAGGACCGAGCCGTCGGCGCACAGCACGCGGTCGGCCTCGACGGCTTCGACCTCGGTGTGCTCCACGACGGTGACCCCCAGCCGGTCGCACGCCCGGCGCAGGTGGGCCTTCGCCCCGGCGGACAGGCGTGCGCCGAGCTCGCCGCGCGCGACCAGCGTCACCGACAGGCCGGGCCGGGACTCGGCGATCTCGGTGGCGGTCTCGATACCGGTCAACCCGTCGCCGACGACCACCACGTTCCCCCGCCCCGGGAGTGCGTCCAGCCGGTCGCGCAGGCGCAGCGCCGAGGGTCGGGCGGCGACGTCGAAGGCGTGCTCGGCCACGCCGGGGACGCCGTGGTCGTCGCCGTGGCTGCCGAGCGCGTACACGAGCGTGTCGTAGCCCAGTTCCCCGCCGCCGTCCGCGTCGGCCACGGCGACCACCCGGCGCTCGGGGTCCACGGCAGTGACGCGGGCCAGGCGCAGCCTGATCCCCGTGCCCGCGAAGACCTCCGAGAGCCGCGGGGCCTCGACGTGCTGCCCGGCCGCGAGCTGGTGCAGCCGCAGCCGCTGGACGAAGTCGGGCTCGGCGTTGACCACGGTGATCTCCGCGTCCCGCGCGGACAGCCGGCGGGCCAGGGTCCCGGCCACGTAGGCACCGGCGTAGCCGGCGCCGAGGACGACGATGCGGTGCTTCATCCTGCCGCTCCTTGTCTGGAGTGCGTTGTCGGACGTTGAGCGGGACAGCGCGCCGATTGCTGACAGGAAGCCCGTGTGGCGTGGGACA
This DNA window, taken from Saccharothrix variisporea, encodes the following:
- a CDS encoding cation transporter, whose product is MSAEPLPLVAAGDNCCAPRPPAGPDPARRTVLTRRVRLLVAATITYNVVEAVVALVAGSIASSTALIGFGLDSVIEVASAVAVAWQFSGADPEARERTALKVIAVSFFALAAYVTVESVRSLVGGEPADHSTAGIVLAAVSLVVMPFLSHAQRRAGRELGSVSAVADSKQTLLCTYLSGVLLVGLVLNALFGWSWADPVVALAIAAVAVKEGREAWRGDHCC
- the cmtR gene encoding Cd(II)/Pb(II)-sensing metalloregulatory transcriptional regulator CmtR gives rise to the protein MLKCETREDALARLGRALADPTRCRILVALLDGVSYPAKLADHLGLTRSNVSNHLSCLRGCGLVVATYEGRQVRYALADAHLARALSELVKVVLAVDPAEPCLDDEPAAVEALR
- a CDS encoding sigma-70 family RNA polymerase sigma factor, whose amino-acid sequence is MDTATTDHFDTGRFEAGRDRLAALAYRLLGSAADAEDVVQDAFLHWQAADRTLIRVPEAWLTKVVTNLCLDRLRSARVRRERAAGAWLPEPLLDGDPMLGPADTVEQRASVSLAVLTLMERLSPVERAVYVLREAFSYSHAEIAEILDLSESASQQHLHRARRRVTAERRRGGEVDPASARRIVAEFLAAASSGRTDRLVALLTDDATAISDGAGLSKTLLRYDTPRRIAAIARAGFTPSEAKHRLAGGTPAIHYALVNGAPALLFVVDDQVTGAVTFDLAHGRITTVRGIAAPARLVRLAESWRRHDPEPPLVARW
- a CDS encoding NAD(P)/FAD-dependent oxidoreductase produces the protein MKHRIVVLGAGYAGAYVAGTLARRLSARDAEITVVNAEPDFVQRLRLHQLAAGQHVEAPRLSEVFAGTGIRLRLARVTAVDPERRVVAVADADGGGELGYDTLVYALGSHGDDHGVPGVAEHAFDVAARPSALRLRDRLDALPGRGNVVVVGDGLTGIETATEIAESRPGLSVTLVARGELGARLSAGAKAHLRRACDRLGVTVVEHTEVEAVEADRVLCADGSVLASDATAWTAGFTVGRVAAASGLEVTDDGRVLVDRTMRSVSHPDVYAVGDSVHALGDNGLPLPMSCASAGYTGRQAVEAITARLTGGEVTTTKLEYVANHISLGRRDGIIQLVDDRGRAKPKYWGGRGAARLKAAILRTALWATSHPTFLLPRRKHRLTAPEGRRPLVSA